A single genomic interval of Anser cygnoides isolate HZ-2024a breed goose chromosome 7, Taihu_goose_T2T_genome, whole genome shotgun sequence harbors:
- the SUPV3L1 gene encoding ATP-dependent RNA helicase SUPV3L1, mitochondrial isoform X2, whose amino-acid sequence MLDCMDDLRKISDLRLPPNWYPEARAIQRKIIFHAGPTNSGKTYHAIQRFLSAKSGIYCGPLKLLAHEIFQKSNAANVPCDLVTGEERVYANEDARQASHIACTIEMCSTNTPYEVAVIDEIQMIRDPARGWAWTRALLGLSAEEIHVCGEAAAIDLVTELMYTTGEEVEVRNYKRLTPLTVLDYALESLDNLRPGDCIVCFSKNDIYSVSRQVEARGLECAVIYGSLPPGTKLEQAKKFNDPDDPCKILVATDAIGMGLNLCIKRIIFNSIVKPTINEKGEKEIDLITTSQALQIAGRAGRYGSSFKQGEVTTMHRDDLVQLKEILSEPVRPVKAAGLHPTAEQIEMFAYHLPDATLSNLIDIFVSLSQVDGLYFVCNIDDFKFLADMIQHIPLNLRSRYVFCTAPLNRKEPFVCTTLLKFARQFSRNEPLTFDWLCRHTKWPLAPPKNIKELVHLEAVHDVFDLYLWLSYRFMDMFPDAALVRNIQKKLDDIIQIGVCNITKLIRASQSSAASGAAEVVSEDFPLSRTKRDSRMFSDHRGAKSTEPLSVALEVPGESRSRSLKAYRSSTRQEDLKSHGRGSLANRLLREGLLTQEMLRQLESEWQDQHRNGRYGLASKRDDQSSSKETGKKKK is encoded by the exons ATGCTGGACTGCATGGATGATCTGCGAAAGATCAGTGATTTAAGGCTGCCGCCCAACTG gTATCCAGAAGCTAGGGCTATTCAGAGAAAGATAATATTCCATGCTGGCCCTACAAATAGTGGAAAAACATACCATGCTATCCAGAGATTTTTGTCAGCAAAGTCTGGAATATACTGTGGTCCATTAAAACTTCTGGCTCATGAGATCTTCCAAAAGAGTAATGCTGCT AACGTGCCATGTGATTTGGTGACAGGAGAAGAGCGTGTGTATGCCAATGAAGATGCCAGACAAGCTTCTCATATTGCTTGTACCATTGAAATGTGCAGCACTAACACACCTT atgAAGTTGCTGTGATTGATGAAATTCAGATGATCCGAGATCCTGCTAGAGGGTGGGCTTGGACAAGAGCCCTTCTAG GACTCTCTGCGGAAGAAATCCATGTTTGTGGAGAAGCTGCTGCTATTGACTTGGTGACAGAACTCATGTACACTACAGGGGAGGAAGTTGAG GTCCGAAACTACAAAAGACTCACTCCTCTTACAGTGTTGGATTATGCCTTAGAATCTTTGGATAACCTCCGGCCTGGGGACTGCATCGTTTGTTTCAGTAAGAACGACATTTATTCCGTCAGTCGGCAGGTTGAAGCTCGAGGATTAGAGTGTGCTGTCATTTATGGCAGTCTGCCACCAG GAACAAAACTTGAACAGGCAAAGAAGTTCAATGATCCTGATGATCCATGCAAAATTTTAGTTGCTACGGATGCAATTGGAATGGGACTCAATTT gtgtataaaaagaataatttttaactCAATAGTAAAGCCAACTATCAATgagaagggggagaaggaaATAGATTTAATTACAACCTCTCAGGCTCTACAAATCGCGGGCAGAGCTGGGCGTTATGGCTCATCTTTCAAGCAAGGAGAAGTCACAACAATGCATCGTGACGACCTAGTGCAGCTGAAGGAGATTCTGAGTGAGCCTGTGCGCCCTGTGAAG gCAGCTGGCCTACATCCTACTGCTGAGCAGATAGAAATGTTTGCTTATCATCTCCCTGATGCCACTCTTTCCAATCTAATT GATATTTTTGTGAGTCTCTCACAAGTTGATGGGCTTTACTTTGTCTGCAATATTGATGACTTCAAATTTCTAGCAGATATGATTCAGCACATTCCACTAAATTTGCGATCACGATATGTCTTCTGCACTGCACCCTTGAATAGAAAAGAGCCCTTTGTGTGTACCACGTTGTTGAAG tttgcaAGACAGTTCAGCAGAAATGAGCCTCTGACGTTTGACTGGCTCTGTCGGCACACCAAATGGCCGCTAGCCCCACCAAAGAACATCAAAGAACTTGTACACCTCGAAGCTGTTCATGATGTTTTTGACCTCTATCTGTGGTTAAG TTACCGCTTCATGGATATGTTCCCTGATGCTGCCCTTGTAAGGAATATTCAGAAAAAACTAGACGACATTATACAAATTGGTGTCTGCAACATCACAAAGCTGATCCGAGCTTCACAGTCTAGTGCTGCTTCTGGAGCGGCAGAAGTTGTGTCAGAAGACTTTCCTCTTTCAAGGACTAAAAGAGATAGTAGGATGTTTTCAGACCATCGTGGTGCAAAATCCACAGAGCCACTCTCTGTTGCGCTGGAGGTTCCAGGAGAAAGTAGATCCAGGAGCTTGAAAGCTTACAGGTCTTCTACGAGGCAGGAGGATTTGAAAAGCCATGGACGTGGATCGCTTGCCAACAGATTGCTGCGTGAAGGACTTCTAACACAAGAGATGCTGAGACAGCTGGAGAGTGAGTGGCAGGATCAGCACAGGAATGGTAGATACGGCCTTGCCTCAAAAAGAGATGATCAGAGTAGTTcaaaggaaactggaaaaaagaaaaaatag
- the SUPV3L1 gene encoding ATP-dependent RNA helicase SUPV3L1, mitochondrial isoform X1, with amino-acid sequence MRRCAGPLLRLAGRRALPLRHGAAAAFPASFSSSSDGSGGSRAPDTSLFVPVPLKPVGDAAEEDVGAELTRPLDKAEVLKSLNKFYKRKEIQRLGTENGLDARLFHQAFISFRKYIMESSSVSADLHIILNDICCGAGHVDDLFPFFLRHAKQIFPMLDCMDDLRKISDLRLPPNWYPEARAIQRKIIFHAGPTNSGKTYHAIQRFLSAKSGIYCGPLKLLAHEIFQKSNAANVPCDLVTGEERVYANEDARQASHIACTIEMCSTNTPYEVAVIDEIQMIRDPARGWAWTRALLGLSAEEIHVCGEAAAIDLVTELMYTTGEEVEVRNYKRLTPLTVLDYALESLDNLRPGDCIVCFSKNDIYSVSRQVEARGLECAVIYGSLPPGTKLEQAKKFNDPDDPCKILVATDAIGMGLNLCIKRIIFNSIVKPTINEKGEKEIDLITTSQALQIAGRAGRYGSSFKQGEVTTMHRDDLVQLKEILSEPVRPVKAAGLHPTAEQIEMFAYHLPDATLSNLIDIFVSLSQVDGLYFVCNIDDFKFLADMIQHIPLNLRSRYVFCTAPLNRKEPFVCTTLLKFARQFSRNEPLTFDWLCRHTKWPLAPPKNIKELVHLEAVHDVFDLYLWLSYRFMDMFPDAALVRNIQKKLDDIIQIGVCNITKLIRASQSSAASGAAEVVSEDFPLSRTKRDSRMFSDHRGAKSTEPLSVALEVPGESRSRSLKAYRSSTRQEDLKSHGRGSLANRLLREGLLTQEMLRQLESEWQDQHRNGRYGLASKRDDQSSSKETGKKKK; translated from the exons ATGAGGCGCTGCGCGGGGCCGCTGCTGCGGCTGGCGGGGCGCCGGGCGCTGCCCCTCCGCCatggcgccgccgccgccttcccggcctccttctcctcctcctcggacGGCAGCGGCGGCTCGCGGGCCCCCGACACGTCCCTCTTCGTGCCCGTGCCGTTAAAGCCCGTGGGTGACGCGGCGGAGGAAGACGTGGGCGCCGAGCTCACGCGGCCCCTCGACAAGG ctgaagttCTAAAAAGCTTAAATAAGttctacaaaagaaaagaaatccaaagaCTAGGAACAGAAAATGGATTAGATG CTCGCCTGTTTCACCAAGCCTTTATAAGCTTTAGGAAATATATCATGGAATCCAGCTCTGTGAGTGCTGATTTGCATATTATTCTCAATGATATATGCTGTGGTGCAG GTCACGTGGATgatctctttccatttttcttgaGACATGCCAAGCAGATCTTTCCGATGCTGGACTGCATGGATGATCTGCGAAAGATCAGTGATTTAAGGCTGCCGCCCAACTG gTATCCAGAAGCTAGGGCTATTCAGAGAAAGATAATATTCCATGCTGGCCCTACAAATAGTGGAAAAACATACCATGCTATCCAGAGATTTTTGTCAGCAAAGTCTGGAATATACTGTGGTCCATTAAAACTTCTGGCTCATGAGATCTTCCAAAAGAGTAATGCTGCT AACGTGCCATGTGATTTGGTGACAGGAGAAGAGCGTGTGTATGCCAATGAAGATGCCAGACAAGCTTCTCATATTGCTTGTACCATTGAAATGTGCAGCACTAACACACCTT atgAAGTTGCTGTGATTGATGAAATTCAGATGATCCGAGATCCTGCTAGAGGGTGGGCTTGGACAAGAGCCCTTCTAG GACTCTCTGCGGAAGAAATCCATGTTTGTGGAGAAGCTGCTGCTATTGACTTGGTGACAGAACTCATGTACACTACAGGGGAGGAAGTTGAG GTCCGAAACTACAAAAGACTCACTCCTCTTACAGTGTTGGATTATGCCTTAGAATCTTTGGATAACCTCCGGCCTGGGGACTGCATCGTTTGTTTCAGTAAGAACGACATTTATTCCGTCAGTCGGCAGGTTGAAGCTCGAGGATTAGAGTGTGCTGTCATTTATGGCAGTCTGCCACCAG GAACAAAACTTGAACAGGCAAAGAAGTTCAATGATCCTGATGATCCATGCAAAATTTTAGTTGCTACGGATGCAATTGGAATGGGACTCAATTT gtgtataaaaagaataatttttaactCAATAGTAAAGCCAACTATCAATgagaagggggagaaggaaATAGATTTAATTACAACCTCTCAGGCTCTACAAATCGCGGGCAGAGCTGGGCGTTATGGCTCATCTTTCAAGCAAGGAGAAGTCACAACAATGCATCGTGACGACCTAGTGCAGCTGAAGGAGATTCTGAGTGAGCCTGTGCGCCCTGTGAAG gCAGCTGGCCTACATCCTACTGCTGAGCAGATAGAAATGTTTGCTTATCATCTCCCTGATGCCACTCTTTCCAATCTAATT GATATTTTTGTGAGTCTCTCACAAGTTGATGGGCTTTACTTTGTCTGCAATATTGATGACTTCAAATTTCTAGCAGATATGATTCAGCACATTCCACTAAATTTGCGATCACGATATGTCTTCTGCACTGCACCCTTGAATAGAAAAGAGCCCTTTGTGTGTACCACGTTGTTGAAG tttgcaAGACAGTTCAGCAGAAATGAGCCTCTGACGTTTGACTGGCTCTGTCGGCACACCAAATGGCCGCTAGCCCCACCAAAGAACATCAAAGAACTTGTACACCTCGAAGCTGTTCATGATGTTTTTGACCTCTATCTGTGGTTAAG TTACCGCTTCATGGATATGTTCCCTGATGCTGCCCTTGTAAGGAATATTCAGAAAAAACTAGACGACATTATACAAATTGGTGTCTGCAACATCACAAAGCTGATCCGAGCTTCACAGTCTAGTGCTGCTTCTGGAGCGGCAGAAGTTGTGTCAGAAGACTTTCCTCTTTCAAGGACTAAAAGAGATAGTAGGATGTTTTCAGACCATCGTGGTGCAAAATCCACAGAGCCACTCTCTGTTGCGCTGGAGGTTCCAGGAGAAAGTAGATCCAGGAGCTTGAAAGCTTACAGGTCTTCTACGAGGCAGGAGGATTTGAAAAGCCATGGACGTGGATCGCTTGCCAACAGATTGCTGCGTGAAGGACTTCTAACACAAGAGATGCTGAGACAGCTGGAGAGTGAGTGGCAGGATCAGCACAGGAATGGTAGATACGGCCTTGCCTCAAAAAGAGATGATCAGAGTAGTTcaaaggaaactggaaaaaagaaaaaatag
- the SUPV3L1 gene encoding ATP-dependent RNA helicase SUPV3L1, mitochondrial isoform X3, translated as MRSSKRNVPCDLVTGEERVYANEDARQASHIACTIEMCSTNTPYEVAVIDEIQMIRDPARGWAWTRALLGLSAEEIHVCGEAAAIDLVTELMYTTGEEVEVRNYKRLTPLTVLDYALESLDNLRPGDCIVCFSKNDIYSVSRQVEARGLECAVIYGSLPPGTKLEQAKKFNDPDDPCKILVATDAIGMGLNLCIKRIIFNSIVKPTINEKGEKEIDLITTSQALQIAGRAGRYGSSFKQGEVTTMHRDDLVQLKEILSEPVRPVKAAGLHPTAEQIEMFAYHLPDATLSNLIDIFVSLSQVDGLYFVCNIDDFKFLADMIQHIPLNLRSRYVFCTAPLNRKEPFVCTTLLKFARQFSRNEPLTFDWLCRHTKWPLAPPKNIKELVHLEAVHDVFDLYLWLSYRFMDMFPDAALVRNIQKKLDDIIQIGVCNITKLIRASQSSAASGAAEVVSEDFPLSRTKRDSRMFSDHRGAKSTEPLSVALEVPGESRSRSLKAYRSSTRQEDLKSHGRGSLANRLLREGLLTQEMLRQLESEWQDQHRNGRYGLASKRDDQSSSKETGKKKK; from the exons ATGAGATCTTCCAAAAGA AACGTGCCATGTGATTTGGTGACAGGAGAAGAGCGTGTGTATGCCAATGAAGATGCCAGACAAGCTTCTCATATTGCTTGTACCATTGAAATGTGCAGCACTAACACACCTT atgAAGTTGCTGTGATTGATGAAATTCAGATGATCCGAGATCCTGCTAGAGGGTGGGCTTGGACAAGAGCCCTTCTAG GACTCTCTGCGGAAGAAATCCATGTTTGTGGAGAAGCTGCTGCTATTGACTTGGTGACAGAACTCATGTACACTACAGGGGAGGAAGTTGAG GTCCGAAACTACAAAAGACTCACTCCTCTTACAGTGTTGGATTATGCCTTAGAATCTTTGGATAACCTCCGGCCTGGGGACTGCATCGTTTGTTTCAGTAAGAACGACATTTATTCCGTCAGTCGGCAGGTTGAAGCTCGAGGATTAGAGTGTGCTGTCATTTATGGCAGTCTGCCACCAG GAACAAAACTTGAACAGGCAAAGAAGTTCAATGATCCTGATGATCCATGCAAAATTTTAGTTGCTACGGATGCAATTGGAATGGGACTCAATTT gtgtataaaaagaataatttttaactCAATAGTAAAGCCAACTATCAATgagaagggggagaaggaaATAGATTTAATTACAACCTCTCAGGCTCTACAAATCGCGGGCAGAGCTGGGCGTTATGGCTCATCTTTCAAGCAAGGAGAAGTCACAACAATGCATCGTGACGACCTAGTGCAGCTGAAGGAGATTCTGAGTGAGCCTGTGCGCCCTGTGAAG gCAGCTGGCCTACATCCTACTGCTGAGCAGATAGAAATGTTTGCTTATCATCTCCCTGATGCCACTCTTTCCAATCTAATT GATATTTTTGTGAGTCTCTCACAAGTTGATGGGCTTTACTTTGTCTGCAATATTGATGACTTCAAATTTCTAGCAGATATGATTCAGCACATTCCACTAAATTTGCGATCACGATATGTCTTCTGCACTGCACCCTTGAATAGAAAAGAGCCCTTTGTGTGTACCACGTTGTTGAAG tttgcaAGACAGTTCAGCAGAAATGAGCCTCTGACGTTTGACTGGCTCTGTCGGCACACCAAATGGCCGCTAGCCCCACCAAAGAACATCAAAGAACTTGTACACCTCGAAGCTGTTCATGATGTTTTTGACCTCTATCTGTGGTTAAG TTACCGCTTCATGGATATGTTCCCTGATGCTGCCCTTGTAAGGAATATTCAGAAAAAACTAGACGACATTATACAAATTGGTGTCTGCAACATCACAAAGCTGATCCGAGCTTCACAGTCTAGTGCTGCTTCTGGAGCGGCAGAAGTTGTGTCAGAAGACTTTCCTCTTTCAAGGACTAAAAGAGATAGTAGGATGTTTTCAGACCATCGTGGTGCAAAATCCACAGAGCCACTCTCTGTTGCGCTGGAGGTTCCAGGAGAAAGTAGATCCAGGAGCTTGAAAGCTTACAGGTCTTCTACGAGGCAGGAGGATTTGAAAAGCCATGGACGTGGATCGCTTGCCAACAGATTGCTGCGTGAAGGACTTCTAACACAAGAGATGCTGAGACAGCTGGAGAGTGAGTGGCAGGATCAGCACAGGAATGGTAGATACGGCCTTGCCTCAAAAAGAGATGATCAGAGTAGTTcaaaggaaactggaaaaaagaaaaaatag